Proteins co-encoded in one uncultured Methanomethylovorans sp. genomic window:
- a CDS encoding transposase: MQLTLPIKIDVTREQGSVLWDLSEKCRLIYNFGLKERQDAYKNKTNIGYVRQQNKLPELKQQFPEYKWVYSKVLQGTLKCLDNDYRSFFNLRKNKDVKARPPGFKGKKYFTTMIYNQSGFDIIDSNGNVIISKSMDTQVYKPEVEYSEQDKIFIDLSHKHPSGIPLTFELPVPLLEERIFSKATDIVQVNLYQKDDEFYISITYEVPAEKHCNNDCYLAIDIGTIKQTMVDSDGKFTELKNRRPDKYWDPKIQQIQSRRDHCKKDSRKWKRLHNNLGRIKRRSSNQLKDNQHKITRNIVENTDANTIIIGKLDVKQMASSKPKANKRDRSTNRGTHNSGHIGRFAQFLTYKAEALGKRVIRIDESYTSKKCCVCGTIKNMSLDDRIYECGYCSNVIDRDMNSSVNILLRYFKHNALWTSYQNTIDNLRQTGLLIGIIPTRMISR, from the coding sequence ATGCAGTTGACATTACCAATCAAGATAGATGTTACTCGGGAACAGGGATCTGTTCTATGGGATCTATCTGAGAAATGTAGACTTATCTATAACTTTGGATTGAAAGAAAGACAGGATGCATATAAGAACAAGACTAATATTGGTTATGTTAGACAGCAGAACAAGTTACCCGAACTCAAACAACAATTTCCTGAATATAAATGGGTATATTCCAAAGTATTGCAGGGAACCCTGAAGTGTCTTGACAACGATTACAGGTCTTTTTTCAATCTAAGAAAGAATAAGGATGTCAAAGCTAGACCTCCTGGATTCAAAGGCAAGAAATATTTCACTACGATGATTTACAATCAATCTGGATTTGATATAATTGATTCCAATGGTAATGTTATCATAAGTAAATCCATGGATACTCAAGTATATAAACCAGAAGTAGAGTACTCTGAACAAGACAAGATTTTCATTGATCTCTCTCATAAGCATCCATCTGGAATTCCTTTGACATTTGAACTCCCGGTTCCTCTGCTTGAAGAAAGAATTTTTAGTAAGGCTACTGATATTGTTCAGGTCAACCTTTACCAGAAAGATGACGAGTTTTATATTTCCATTACCTATGAAGTGCCTGCAGAAAAACATTGTAATAATGATTGTTATCTTGCTATTGATATAGGTACGATCAAACAAACAATGGTCGATTCAGATGGTAAATTCACAGAATTGAAGAACAGGAGACCGGATAAGTATTGGGACCCTAAGATCCAGCAGATCCAATCCCGAAGAGACCATTGCAAGAAGGATAGCAGGAAATGGAAACGATTGCATAACAACCTTGGTCGGATAAAGAGAAGATCGTCCAATCAATTGAAAGACAACCAGCATAAAATTACCAGAAATATTGTTGAGAATACGGATGCTAATACTATTATTATTGGTAAACTAGATGTAAAACAAATGGCTTCTTCTAAGCCAAAAGCAAATAAAAGAGACAGGAGTACTAATCGTGGTACTCATAATTCAGGACATATAGGTAGATTTGCTCAATTCTTGACCTACAAAGCTGAAGCTTTGGGTAAGAGAGTAATAAGAATTGATGAATCCTATACCTCAAAGAAATGTTGTGTTTGTGGAACTATCAAGAATATGTCGCTTGATGACAGAATCTATGAATGTGGTTACTGTAGTAATGTTATTGATAGGGATATGAATAGTTCCGTGAACATACTCTTAAGGTATTTCAAACATAATGCTTTGTGGACAAGCTATCAAAATACAATTGATAATCTACGACAAACAGGTTTGTTGATCGGGATCATTCCTACAAGAATGATTTCGAGATGA
- a CDS encoding magnesium chelatase subunit D family protein → MTTRSSQHTTLPFTAIVGQEQMKLSLVLNAINPRIGGVLIRGEKGTAKSTAVRALAGVLPEIPIVRGCPFSCDPLDIANLCPTCAEALSKKGAFGTVSRPVRVVTLPLGATEDRVVGTLDIESAIREGISALDPGVLAAAHRGILYIDEVNLLDDHVVDLLLDAAAMGVNTIEREGISVSHPARFILVGTMNPEEGELRPQLLDRFGLMVSVEGISDPEERMAVIEAAENWERDSAATERKNEQALKELRSAITEAQKVLSQVTIDKQLVRQVVDACLSLGIMTHRAEITVIRTAKTIAAFRGRTEVLPADIREAMALALPHRMRKKPFEEPHVDTQTLDHLVPDRDEPEDPQDQQSENETDAPQEKEQEEGTQENDNTSSPSSPSNRVEKMHDIGSRVTTAPIWNEQEADHNLRKTARGRRIATPTKDKHGHRTTTTPSSEWKGLALDATLRAAAPHQSRREKNGAVISVLPEDIRQARRTGKAEVACVFVVDASGSMGAKERMESAKGAIFSLLEDAYINRDRIGLVAFRGNDAEVLLPLSRSPELAYKRLSDLPTGGRTPLASGLLKGLELLQRERTKKKDVLPMMMLISDGRANIGSGHIREEIQKVSAAIADAGIRTVVIDTEAISSRQLLSLGYCKEIAGISGGSYCTLSDLSAEVIESIARYEKEIFVGS, encoded by the coding sequence ATGACAACGCGATCATCCCAACATACCACTTTGCCTTTTACTGCAATTGTCGGACAGGAACAGATGAAATTATCCCTGGTCCTGAATGCTATAAATCCCCGCATAGGAGGAGTGCTTATCCGAGGAGAAAAAGGAACAGCTAAATCCACAGCTGTACGCGCCCTTGCTGGCGTACTACCTGAGATACCAATTGTCAGAGGCTGTCCCTTTTCCTGTGACCCGCTGGACATTGCAAATCTCTGTCCGACCTGCGCTGAAGCATTGTCTAAAAAAGGAGCATTCGGTACTGTTTCACGTCCTGTAAGGGTAGTAACACTTCCACTAGGTGCCACAGAAGATCGTGTGGTGGGAACTCTGGATATAGAAAGTGCGATCAGAGAAGGTATCTCAGCCCTTGACCCAGGAGTTCTTGCTGCAGCCCACAGGGGCATTCTCTATATCGATGAGGTGAACCTCCTGGATGATCATGTCGTAGACCTGCTGCTGGATGCTGCTGCTATGGGAGTCAATACAATAGAACGAGAAGGTATCTCCGTATCGCATCCTGCACGTTTCATCCTTGTAGGTACCATGAACCCTGAAGAGGGAGAACTCAGGCCGCAGCTTCTCGACAGGTTCGGGCTGATGGTATCGGTGGAAGGAATTAGTGATCCTGAAGAACGTATGGCAGTCATTGAGGCAGCAGAGAATTGGGAACGGGATTCTGCAGCAACTGAAAGGAAAAACGAGCAGGCTCTTAAGGAACTCCGGTCTGCCATAACAGAGGCGCAAAAGGTGCTTTCGCAAGTCACTATTGATAAACAGCTGGTACGACAGGTTGTTGATGCGTGTCTTTCTCTGGGAATAATGACACATCGTGCAGAGATAACTGTTATCCGTACTGCCAAGACTATAGCAGCCTTCCGTGGTCGTACAGAGGTACTCCCTGCAGATATTCGTGAAGCTATGGCTCTTGCTCTGCCACACAGAATGCGCAAAAAACCATTTGAAGAACCTCATGTTGATACCCAGACACTGGACCACCTTGTTCCCGACCGTGATGAACCTGAAGATCCACAGGATCAGCAGTCTGAAAACGAAACAGATGCACCTCAGGAAAAAGAACAGGAAGAAGGTACACAGGAGAACGATAACACTAGCTCTCCTTCATCCCCTTCCAACAGAGTGGAAAAAATGCACGATATCGGCTCACGTGTAACAACTGCACCTATATGGAATGAACAGGAAGCAGACCATAATCTAAGAAAAACAGCACGTGGAAGGAGAATAGCCACTCCTACTAAAGATAAACATGGTCATCGTACAACAACCACGCCATCCTCAGAATGGAAGGGGCTTGCTCTGGATGCGACCCTCAGGGCTGCTGCTCCACATCAATCAAGACGCGAAAAAAACGGAGCTGTTATATCTGTTTTGCCTGAGGATATACGGCAGGCACGCAGAACAGGAAAAGCAGAAGTAGCTTGTGTTTTTGTAGTGGATGCCAGCGGCTCCATGGGTGCAAAAGAGCGCATGGAAAGTGCAAAAGGTGCTATTTTTTCTCTTCTTGAGGATGCCTATATTAACAGGGATAGAATAGGTCTTGTGGCTTTCCGTGGTAATGATGCTGAAGTGCTTCTGCCATTATCGCGAAGTCCTGAGCTGGCTTACAAAAGGCTTTCGGACCTTCCGACAGGTGGTCGTACACCTCTTGCATCTGGTTTGCTGAAAGGTCTGGAATTGCTGCAAAGGGAAAGGACAAAGAAAAAGGATGTTCTGCCTATGATGATGTTGATATCGGACGGCAGGGCGAATATAGGGTCAGGCCATATCCGCGAAGAGATACAAAAGGTCTCTGCAGCCATAGCCGATGCCGGCATACGGACAGTGGTCATAGATACTGAAGCGATTTCATCTCGCCAGTTGTTATCTCTGGGTTACTGCAAAGAGATCGCTGGTATTAGCGGTGGCAGTTATTGTACACTCAGTGATCTGTCAGCAGAGGTCATCGAATCCATAGCCCGATATGAAAAGGAGATTTTTGTAGGATCTTAA
- a CDS encoding restriction endonuclease gives MGSSKPLTKKERREREELQKEGLGLILFVLLLTFAYSSTLGYLLLVALLIIAAYKIKVYFKEKWSFRQITLQEIDNMDGYEFEDYLKKLYCDLGYKVNHTSLSGDQGADLILSKGGEKTAVQVKRYSDKVSNKAVQEVVASKGFYNCSKAIVVTNSFFTDSAIRLANANNVELIDRNGLKYLVHRVSMNAADES, from the coding sequence ATGGGCAGTAGCAAACCTTTAACTAAAAAGGAAAGAAGGGAAAGAGAAGAACTGCAAAAAGAAGGATTAGGGCTCATTTTATTTGTTCTTCTATTAACTTTTGCATACTCGAGTACATTAGGATACCTTTTACTAGTTGCGTTATTGATTATAGCTGCATATAAAATAAAAGTCTACTTTAAAGAAAAATGGTCTTTTCGACAAATCACGCTGCAAGAAATTGATAATATGGATGGATATGAGTTTGAAGATTATCTTAAAAAACTGTATTGTGACCTTGGATATAAAGTAAATCATACTTCACTATCTGGAGATCAGGGTGCAGATCTTATTTTGTCAAAGGGTGGGGAGAAAACTGCTGTCCAAGTGAAGAGATATTCTGATAAAGTTTCAAACAAAGCAGTACAGGAAGTTGTAGCTTCCAAAGGTTTCTATAATTGCAGTAAGGCCATTGTAGTAACAAATAGTTTTTTTACTGATTCTGCAATCAGGCTGGCGAATGCGAATAATGTTGAACTTATTGATAGAAATGGTCTAAAGTATCTGGTACACAGAGTTTCAATGAACGCAGCTGATGAAAGTTGA
- a CDS encoding transposase yields the protein MEFELPATLLEEKVFSKATDIVQISVYQKDNDFYISITYEVPAVKHSNNDSYLAIDIGTSKQTMVDSDGKFTELKNRRPDKYWEPKIQQIQSRRDHCLKNSRKWKQLHNNLGTMKRKSSNQLKDNQHKITRIIVDNTDANTIIVGKLDVKQIASSKPIDTKYDKSIHRGTHNSGHIGRFAQFLTYKAESLGKRVIRIDESYTSKKCCVCGTIKDMSLSNRTYECGYCGNVLDRDYNSSVNILLRYFKHNALWTSYQNTIDNLRQTGLLIGIIPTRMISR from the coding sequence TTGGAATTTGAACTTCCTGCTACTTTGCTTGAAGAAAAAGTATTCAGCAAGGCTACTGATATAGTTCAGATTAGTGTTTATCAGAAAGACAATGACTTTTACATTTCGATTACATATGAAGTACCTGCAGTTAAGCATAGTAATAATGATTCTTATCTTGCTATCGATATTGGTACTTCCAAGCAAACTATGGTTGATTCTGATGGTAAATTCACTGAATTGAAGAATAGGAGACCTGACAAGTATTGGGAACCTAAAATTCAACAGATTCAGTCAAGACGGGATCATTGCCTGAAGAACAGCAGGAAATGGAAACAATTGCATAACAACCTTGGTACGATGAAACGAAAATCATCTAATCAGCTCAAAGATAACCAGCATAAAATTACCAGGATTATTGTCGATAATACGGATGCTAATACTATTATCGTTGGTAAACTTGACGTAAAGCAAATAGCATCAAGCAAACCAATTGATACTAAGTATGATAAGAGTATCCATCGAGGTACTCATAACTCAGGACATATAGGAAGATTTGCTCAATTCTTAACCTACAAAGCTGAAAGCTTGGGTAAGAGAGTAATAAGAATTGATGAATCCTATACCTCAAAGAAATGTTGTGTTTGTGGAACTATCAAGGACATGTCACTTAGCAACAGAACCTATGAATGTGGTTATTGTGGTAATGTTCTTGATAGGGATTATAATAGTTCCGTGAACATACTCTTAAGGTATTTCAAACATAATGCTTTGTGGACAAGCTATCAAAATACAATTGATAATCTACGACAAACAGGTTTGTTGATCGGGATCATTCCTACAAGAATGATTTCAAGATGA
- a CDS encoding aminotransferase class I/II-fold pyridoxal phosphate-dependent enzyme produces the protein MAMSNMIEEEKNCQNSNVFPAVSRESVIAKYCLIDLGIRSNPFGDPFKHGELRACIQDIIGTIDRQKELSFIDTYLDFKKAAASFVDKGIGTEHILPLTGKYLIEIVAESFLEKDDEVIITTSSSFDIVLLLQEKGIKVNYQDIRFLAEITDRSLNTAKMVVISNPHFLSGALLPSDEVELLAKRCKDNGTLLFVDETLIELSDPYQSVASVVRENEYILIQRSISDTFALSEKQITFAITSHNLIGKLKPSIIENKEDLSSLILGTSLMNSGCNSKYIKKSREFIRKQRAYLVELFSKHGYVPEHSDSVHILVNLKLLMGLKELTQRLESHGVMLMDCSSFYSPGEDYVRVAVTTQDNIDRFEEIFGIVMGEWAKDYANEKLSDVMNRGSLSGSNTECPYYPCHFPGQDCTFCYCPFNPCKEEKTGGEWIIGSKGKKGWSCMNCYLIHKPEIAQAVLGILLQQDDLENSLGKAWSKVIKPVI, from the coding sequence ATGGCAATGAGCAACATGATAGAGGAAGAAAAGAACTGTCAGAATTCCAATGTATTTCCTGCTGTATCGCGAGAATCAGTAATCGCTAAATATTGCCTGATAGATCTTGGAATCAGGTCAAATCCTTTTGGTGATCCGTTCAAACATGGAGAACTACGTGCTTGTATTCAGGATATAATTGGAACTATTGACCGGCAAAAAGAACTGTCATTCATTGATACTTACTTGGATTTTAAAAAAGCAGCGGCATCTTTTGTAGATAAAGGGATTGGAACCGAGCACATACTTCCTTTAACAGGAAAATATCTCATTGAAATAGTTGCTGAATCATTTCTGGAAAAAGATGATGAGGTTATAATAACAACATCATCTTCTTTTGATATCGTACTTCTGTTACAGGAAAAAGGTATTAAGGTAAATTATCAGGATATTCGGTTCCTTGCAGAGATCACTGATCGTTCATTGAATACTGCTAAAATGGTTGTCATATCCAATCCGCACTTTCTAAGTGGTGCCTTGCTGCCATCAGATGAAGTCGAACTTCTTGCAAAACGCTGCAAAGATAACGGAACACTGCTTTTTGTTGATGAGACGCTGATAGAATTATCTGATCCATACCAGAGTGTGGCATCCGTTGTACGGGAGAATGAGTATATCCTTATCCAGCGCTCCATCTCAGATACATTTGCTCTTTCGGAAAAACAAATAACGTTTGCAATAACTTCACATAATTTAATCGGAAAACTAAAGCCATCGATCATTGAGAATAAAGAAGATTTATCGTCATTAATTCTGGGTACTTCCTTAATGAACAGCGGATGCAACAGCAAGTACATAAAAAAGTCAAGGGAATTCATCCGAAAGCAGAGAGCATATCTTGTTGAACTGTTCTCAAAACACGGATATGTTCCTGAACACAGCGATTCTGTACATATCCTGGTCAATCTGAAGCTGTTGATGGGACTAAAGGAACTTACACAAAGGCTGGAGTCACATGGAGTAATGCTCATGGATTGCAGTTCATTTTACTCACCTGGCGAGGACTACGTAAGGGTTGCTGTTACCACACAGGACAATATTGACAGGTTCGAGGAGATATTTGGCATCGTCATGGGAGAATGGGCTAAAGATTACGCAAACGAAAAGCTCAGTGACGTAATGAACAGAGGTAGTTTGTCAGGCAGTAATACTGAATGCCCCTATTATCCATGTCATTTTCCGGGGCAGGACTGTACCTTCTGTTACTGTCCTTTCAATCCCTGTAAGGAGGAAAAAACAGGTGGGGAATGGATTATCGGCTCCAAAGGGAAAAAAGGATGGAGCTGCATGAACTGTTACCTGATACATAAACCGGAGATCGCACAGGCAGTCCTGGGCATACTTTTGCAGCAGGATGATCTTGAGAACAGCTTAGGCAAAGCATGGAGTAAAGTAATTAAACCAGTGATATGA
- a CDS encoding methyltransferase domain-containing protein gives MKKEDFRRTDIIQIPSYSYLGGSDAVGAWIHEKWISSDVELLRENWQELKIDNLRIHNVYLSAYSSKERIDFLTLLKEQVNEAEKFSTIIVGDFNLAPNSEDGVFGDKFSDFTKEGERLAFNLLLNEKNLIDATLPNSQDRGKVFTIERNRGDEISCFRCDLCLVSKSFSKGISVCYDHNVRKGNDAFTDHSAIVLDLPQVIWDQSNKPSPLKRCDSYKTAISRSGPSQVAKRLVAYIKRELPELKVDRILDYGCGKGADLVYYENELHCKADGWDPHEPFGFSEYPCGKYDIVTCFFVLNVIPEISERYDIIKKAISYVKDNGFLLIATRSGREIESEASTKGWKTHNDGYWSSEKRCMFQKGIDPEEIMQYLAELEIKSDVKTPSELKVQSSTVVLIRPIPGE, from the coding sequence TTGAAAAAAGAGGATTTCAGAAGGACTGATATTATTCAAATCCCATCCTATTCCTATTTAGGTGGCAGTGATGCTGTAGGAGCATGGATACATGAAAAATGGATATCTTCTGATGTAGAACTATTAAGAGAGAATTGGCAAGAATTAAAAATAGATAATTTAAGAATCCATAATGTATACCTTTCTGCTTATTCTTCAAAAGAAAGAATAGACTTTTTAACCCTTTTAAAAGAGCAAGTGAATGAAGCAGAAAAGTTCTCAACTATCATTGTAGGCGATTTTAACCTTGCTCCAAACTCTGAAGATGGAGTCTTTGGGGACAAATTCAGTGATTTTACAAAGGAAGGGGAACGGCTAGCTTTCAATCTGCTGTTAAATGAAAAGAATTTAATCGATGCAACATTACCCAATTCACAAGACAGAGGAAAAGTGTTTACTATTGAACGAAACAGAGGGGATGAAATATCTTGCTTCAGGTGTGATCTTTGTCTTGTAAGCAAATCATTTTCAAAAGGCATAAGTGTCTGTTATGATCACAATGTCAGAAAAGGTAACGATGCTTTTACAGACCATAGTGCAATTGTTTTAGATCTTCCACAAGTCATATGGGATCAATCCAACAAGCCATCTCCCCTCAAGAGATGTGATTCATATAAAACTGCCATTTCGCGAAGTGGGCCATCTCAGGTTGCAAAGAGATTAGTTGCATATATAAAAAGGGAGCTACCAGAATTAAAAGTGGATAGGATTCTGGACTACGGTTGTGGAAAAGGAGCAGATTTAGTTTACTATGAGAATGAACTGCACTGTAAGGCAGATGGCTGGGATCCCCACGAACCTTTTGGCTTTTCAGAATATCCATGTGGTAAATATGATATTGTAACATGTTTTTTCGTTTTGAATGTAATACCTGAAATATCTGAAAGGTATGACATCATTAAAAAAGCAATTTCATATGTTAAAGATAATGGTTTTTTGTTAATTGCCACGCGTTCGGGTAGAGAAATTGAGAGTGAAGCATCAACCAAAGGCTGGAAAACACATAATGATGGTTACTGGTCTTCTGAAAAAAGATGCATGTTCCAAAAAGGCATTGATCCAGAAGAAATAATGCAATACTTGGCTGAATTGGAGATAAAATCTGATGTCAAAACACCATCTGAACTCAAGGTGCAGAGTTCTACTGTGGTTTTGATAAGACCGATACCAGGAGAATAA
- a CDS encoding helix-turn-helix domain-containing protein, with protein sequence MHLTLPIRIQPIPEQESVLWDLSEKCRLIYNFGLSERRDAYKNKNRINYVEQQNKLPKLKKRFPDYKWVYSKVLQGTLKCLDNDYRSFFNLRTNKDVKARPPGFKGKKYLTTMMYNQSGFEISDSSGHVFISKSMDTRIHKPERKYSDQGKFFIDFSHTIHQKYPWNLNFLLLCLKKKYSARLLI encoded by the coding sequence ATGCATTTGACGTTACCAATTCGAATTCAACCTATCCCAGAACAGGAATCTGTTCTATGGGATCTTTCTGAAAAGTGCAGGTTGATCTATAACTTTGGATTGAGTGAACGTCGTGATGCTTACAAGAATAAAAACAGAATTAACTATGTTGAACAACAGAATAAGTTACCTAAACTCAAAAAAAGGTTTCCTGATTATAAATGGGTATACTCTAAAGTACTACAGGGAACCTTGAAGTGTCTGGATAACGATTATAGGTCTTTTTTCAATCTGAGAACGAATAAGGATGTTAAAGCTAGACCACCTGGATTCAAAGGCAAGAAATATCTCACTACAATGATGTACAACCAATCTGGTTTTGAAATATCTGATTCCAGTGGCCATGTTTTCATAAGTAAATCAATGGATACCCGAATCCACAAACCAGAAAGAAAGTATTCTGATCAGGGTAAGTTCTTCATTGATTTTTCACATACCATCCATCAAAAATACCCTTGGAATTTGAACTTCCTGCTACTTTGCTTGAAGAAAAAGTATTCAGCAAGGCTACTGATATAG
- a CDS encoding 3'-5' exonuclease, whose product MSVHKSKGLQARVVFLLNMVEGLYGFPCEIENPDIFEPAIKGRRNEKEEEERRLFYVAVTRAKEQVVIYSKKGSESKFLNEIKDHVIISSIS is encoded by the coding sequence ATGTCCGTTCATAAGAGTAAAGGATTACAAGCCAGAGTTGTTTTCCTCCTTAACATGGTAGAAGGATTGTATGGGTTTCCATGTGAAATTGAAAATCCTGATATCTTTGAACCTGCTATAAAAGGAAGGAGAAACGAAAAAGAAGAAGAGGAAAGAAGACTTTTCTACGTAGCAGTTACTCGCGCAAAGGAACAAGTTGTAATTTACAGTAAAAAAGGTTCAGAAAGCAAATTTCTCAATGAGATTAAGGATCACGTAATTATTTCTTCAATTTCCTAA
- a CDS encoding adenosylcobinamide amidohydrolase codes for MTEQNIAQVSVQCETEQDQLTERNKKVLLYETSSGERVFRQDTSIVVQLPEGRSTLTSSWLNGGYREDLKYIFNHQVRHSHGDSHDSDSLKGGSIPAFVSYVSEQLGLDSDFSTGLLTAANMDHVCISNRCHRDVEVTAIITGGVEVNGGRAGDPASYHQENGKYIFGTINTILLIGANLPSHTMVKAALTAAEAKTVALQQLMAPSRYSEGIATGSGTDMIAIVADRTSPHTLTDAGKHSKLGEMIGRCVIEATQKALAKQSELTPESQCDMLVRLERFGINEEHYWKKASEMEGENRKARFLTSLRNLSKNPLLVGSTTSVLHILDEISWGLLPEKAGKRAAITIMRGLPEALGAANIPQMSGLLREKESILDNWVRITAWLAKNGMCADT; via the coding sequence ATGACAGAACAGAACATTGCTCAAGTTTCAGTTCAATGTGAGACGGAACAAGATCAGCTTACTGAAAGGAACAAAAAAGTACTGTTATATGAAACTTCTTCCGGAGAACGTGTGTTTCGTCAGGACACATCGATCGTTGTTCAGTTGCCCGAAGGAAGAAGCACTCTGACCAGTTCATGGTTAAATGGCGGATACAGAGAAGATCTGAAATACATTTTCAATCATCAGGTACGCCATTCTCACGGTGATTCTCATGATAGTGATTCTCTGAAAGGCGGCAGCATTCCTGCATTTGTTTCCTACGTTTCAGAACAGTTGGGTCTGGATTCTGATTTTTCCACTGGCCTCTTGACAGCAGCGAATATGGACCATGTCTGTATTTCTAATCGTTGCCACAGAGATGTAGAGGTCACAGCTATCATTACAGGCGGTGTTGAAGTTAACGGAGGCAGAGCAGGCGACCCGGCTTCATATCATCAGGAAAATGGGAAGTACATATTTGGCACCATCAATACAATACTGCTTATCGGAGCAAACCTGCCTTCGCATACAATGGTCAAAGCTGCCCTCACAGCCGCTGAAGCAAAAACAGTTGCTCTCCAGCAACTTATGGCCCCTAGCCGTTATTCTGAGGGGATAGCCACAGGGTCCGGAACAGATATGATTGCTATCGTAGCTGACAGGACCAGCCCGCACACATTAACGGATGCAGGAAAACACTCCAAACTAGGAGAAATGATTGGCAGGTGTGTTATCGAAGCTACCCAAAAAGCCCTTGCAAAACAGTCGGAACTTACTCCCGAATCTCAATGCGATATGCTTGTAAGACTTGAAAGGTTTGGCATAAATGAAGAACATTACTGGAAAAAAGCATCGGAAATGGAAGGCGAGAACAGAAAAGCACGTTTTCTCACTTCACTTAGAAACTTGTCAAAGAATCCGCTGCTTGTAGGATCTACTACTTCTGTATTGCACATATTAGATGAGATATCCTGGGGTCTTTTGCCCGAAAAAGCTGGAAAAAGGGCAGCCATTACAATAATGAGAGGCCTTCCGGAAGCACTGGGTGCAGCTAATATCCCTCAAATGTCCGGTCTGCTCAGAGAAAAGGAATCCATACTTGATAACTGGGTAAGGATAACAGCCTGGCTGGCAAAGAACGGCATGTGTGCCGACACATGA
- the tnpB gene encoding IS200/IS605 family element RNA-guided endonuclease TnpB: MLKAFKFRLYPTYIQAVQLNQHIGSCRFVYNWALDQKIKTYEQTGKSVSRFDLNKMIPVLKASNEWLGEVNSQSLQGMTKQVESAFTRFFREKKGFPKFKSKKNPIQSFPVPQHYSVNFGNDTVKLPKIGEIKAVLHRGFEGELKTATVSRSCKGHYYISILVEDGKELPVKQEFSDSTTIGVDVGIKDFAVLSTGEKFENPKYLKNSLQRLKVLQKRVSKKQKGSQNRAKAKQRLATLHDRIANQRNDFQNKLSFKLISENQAIALETLNVNGMVKNHNLAQSINDSAWSSFETKLEYKAEWFGKTVLRIGQFEPSSKLCNVCGYHNKELQLKDREWECPECYTKHDRDINASINIKKFALIDQNLIGL, from the coding sequence ATGTTAAAAGCGTTCAAATTTAGACTCTATCCTACTTATATTCAAGCTGTGCAATTGAACCAGCATATAGGTAGCTGTAGGTTTGTCTACAATTGGGCGTTAGACCAGAAAATCAAAACATACGAACAGACTGGTAAATCTGTATCCAGATTCGATTTGAACAAAATGATTCCTGTTTTGAAGGCTTCTAACGAATGGTTAGGTGAAGTTAATTCTCAATCATTACAAGGAATGACAAAGCAGGTAGAATCTGCTTTCACTCGGTTCTTTCGAGAGAAAAAGGGATTTCCGAAGTTCAAATCAAAAAAGAATCCTATACAATCTTTTCCAGTACCACAACACTACTCAGTGAACTTTGGGAACGACACTGTGAAACTTCCCAAGATTGGAGAAATTAAAGCTGTGCTTCATAGAGGTTTTGAAGGAGAGCTTAAAACAGCTACAGTATCACGGTCTTGTAAAGGACATTACTATATCAGCATTCTTGTTGAAGATGGAAAAGAGCTTCCAGTAAAACAAGAGTTCTCAGATTCCACTACAATTGGAGTAGATGTAGGTATCAAGGACTTCGCTGTACTTTCTACGGGTGAAAAATTTGAAAATCCGAAATATCTGAAGAACTCATTACAACGATTGAAAGTATTGCAGAAAAGAGTATCAAAGAAACAGAAAGGCTCTCAGAACAGAGCAAAGGCTAAACAAAGACTTGCAACACTCCATGACAGAATAGCAAATCAGAGAAACGATTTCCAGAACAAACTATCTTTTAAACTGATTAGCGAAAACCAAGCAATAGCTCTGGAAACTCTGAATGTCAACGGCATGGTCAAGAACCATAACTTAGCACAGTCTATTAATGATTCGGCATGGAGTAGCTTTGAAACGAAATTGGAATACAAAGCTGAATGGTTTGGTAAAACTGTACTGAGAATAGGACAGTTCGAGCCATCTTCAAAGCTCTGTAATGTCTGTGGATACCATAACAAAGAGCTTCAATTGAAAGATAGAGAATGGGAATGTCCAGAGTGCTATACAAAGCATGATAGGGATATCAACGCTTCTATCAATATCAAGAAATTCGCTCTCATAGACCAGAATCTAATAGGTCTTTGA